One Lujinxingia litoralis genomic window, TGGCACTCGTGACGCTGGTACTCCTGCTGGGCCTGGGCGGCGCACTCGTGTTGATGACCGGCCCGCAGACGCCCGAGACCGGCCCCACAAGCGTGCCGGAGCCAGGCGGCGCCGAGAGCCCCGCCGAGCTGGCGAGCACCCCGGAGCCGGCCCCCGCACTCGCCACCGACGAGGCTCCCGAGCCCCCGGCGCCGGCGCCCGACGAGGCCCCCGAAGCTCCGGAAGCCACCGAGGTCGTGCCCACCGTGGAGCGCGAGGCCACCGCCCGCGCCCCCGAGCCCGACGAGGCTCCCGAAGTCAAAGCGCCCTCCCAAGACGAGCCGGCCCCCAGGCGCCCCCGAGCCCCGCGCCAGGCGACGCCGCCGGCCGAGACCGAGGCCAGCGCGCAGCGCGAGGCCGAGGCTGAACCTCCCGAAGAGAGCGTTCAGCCCACCAAGTTCCAGAGCCCTGATAGCGTGCCCCGCAAGTTTGGCCGGCCGCCCACATCCTCAAACTGAGATGGCTGTACCATCACTGACCTCTGCCCCCGATGATCATGCCTGACCTGACCTTGAAATCCTCCGCGGCGCGCCGGGCGCTGGCACTTCTCCTCTCGACCTCGCTGCTGGGCGCGCCGACCGTGGCCTTTGCCCAGGACGACGCCCGCGAGCGCGCCACCCACTTCTATGAGCAGGCCAGCGAGGCCTACAGCCAGGGCCATTTCGAGCGCACCATCGACCTGCTGGAGCGCGCCTTCGCCCACGATCAGAACCTGGTCTACAAATACAACCAGATCTTGGCCTACCAGGGGCTTGGCAAGTTTGAAGAGGCGCTGCGCGTCCTCGACATCTACGCCGAGCCGATGGAGGCCGACGGGCGTTTTGACGATATTTTGGAGATCCGCGCCAATCTCGAAGAGGCCATCGCCGAGAAGCAAAGCGAGGTGGTGAAAGCCCCCGACGAGGGCGAAACCACCGGGGAGACGCCGGTCGAAGCGCCGGCGATGGAAGCGCCCCCCGAGGTCGACGACGCCGGGTCCAACGTCCTGGCCTGGTCGCTGATCGGCACCGGCGGTGCGGCCCTGGCCGCCGGCGCGCTTCTGGGGAGTGGGGTGTTGATCGGGGATACGATCGAGCGGTTGGAAAACTCCACAACGCCGGAGACGTATCAACAAGTCTATTCTGGCGAGTTTAGTCGAGAAGATGATCTAAGCATGGTGAAGACCCACAATGGAATCACCATAGGTCTCCTTATTGGAGGGGTTGTGCTCGGCGCTGCCGGGTCCACGCTGCTTTTTCTGGACCAGCGCACCGATCGTGATGATAGCGC contains:
- a CDS encoding tetratricopeptide repeat protein, with translation MPDLTLKSSAARRALALLLSTSLLGAPTVAFAQDDARERATHFYEQASEAYSQGHFERTIDLLERAFAHDQNLVYKYNQILAYQGLGKFEEALRVLDIYAEPMEADGRFDDILEIRANLEEAIAEKQSEVVKAPDEGETTGETPVEAPAMEAPPEVDDAGSNVLAWSLIGTGGAALAAGALLGSGVLIGDTIERLENSTTPETYQQVYSGEFSREDDLSMVKTHNGITIGLLIGGVVLGAAGSTLLFLDQRTDRDDSATLSISPAAGPGFAGASLRGQF